The window ATAACGTACATTGTCGTTCCGTTAATCTCTCTAATGTCAATGATTCTGTGAATGACCGGCTGGTCAAACCATGCAGCATCGTAAACAACAATGTCGCCAACTTCAACGCTTTTAGGGTCGAATTCATTTATTCCAAGGAAATTTGCCTTTTCCACAGCTACAATATCTCCCCTATAGAATACAGGCTCCATACTGCCTGAAACGACCACGTTCAAGTGTTGAGCAAGGATTAAAACAATCACAAGAATAATAGCATATGATGCAATCTCTTTGTAATCTACCATTTTAACACCTATAATCTTTTATTTTTTGAAAGCCACAGCCAGAGCAACTTCTATTGCTTCTGCGGTATCCTGCAGGTCAGCCATGCCGTGGGCACTTGAAATGAAGTTGCATTCGAATTGGCTTGGTGGTATAAACACTCCTTCTTTCAAAAGAGCTCTGAAATATCTTAAGAATCTTTCGCTGTCAGAGTTTTTGGCATCTGCGTAATCGAACACTTCAGCGGGATTCATATAAATTTGAAACATTGATGCAAGTCCTACACACTGAATGTTGTATTGCTCGTCGTCTATTATTGATTTTATATTGCTTCTGAGGAAATCGCCTTTCCTTTCGAGATCCTTGTAGAATTCCTCATCAAGCTGTGACAGTGTAGATAGACCTGCCTGGACAGAAATCGGGTTGCCGCTAAACGTACCTGCCTGGTAAACCGGACCTTGAGGGGCAATCAGTTCCATTATTTCCCTCTTTCCGCAGAAAGCGCCCATTGGAAGTCCTCCGCCGACGATTTTACCTAATGTGGTCAAATCGGGA is drawn from Methanobrevibacter millerae and contains these coding sequences:
- a CDS encoding signal peptidase I, translating into MVDYKEIASYAIILVIVLILAQHLNVVVSGSMEPVFYRGDIVAVEKANFLGINEFDPKSVEVGDIVVYDAAWFDQPVIHRIIDIREINGTTMYVIKGDNNNRTDPYYVTSDQIKEKVLTWGDSPIVIPYIGNLSLWLRGL